The Streptomyces hundungensis genome contains the following window.
GCTGACCATCGTCGCGCAGGGCGCCGAGCAGTCGGCCTTCCTCCTCGGCGTCAGCGAGTCGCTTGATCCGGCCATGACGCGCGAGATTGACGCGGTGCTGGCCGACGCCGCGATGCGATAGGCGCCGGCCGGGCGGGTCGCAGGGCTGGGCCGGTCGCAGGGCTGGGCCGGGGCGGCCGCCGGGGGGAGTGTCCCCGCCCCGCGGCCGCCCCGGCGGTTCGGGTCACTGGGACGTACTCCTGTCCCAGTTCGTCCGCGAAAGCTCCGCGCTCAGCCCGGGGTTCGCGTCGGCGGCAGCCCTTCGCCGGGGGGCGATGGAAGCACCGGTGGCGCGCCCCAGGGCATCTCCAGGGCGGTGCGCAACGCGTCGACGGCGGGTCGGCCGATGCGTTCGGCGAGTTCGTCCTCCAAACGCTCGAGAACGACGCCGGCCTGGCGGTGGGCGCGCTCCCCCTGGGGGGTGCGTCGGATCAGCCGCTGCCGTCCGGAGGCGGGGTCGGGCGTCTGTTCCAGGAGCCCGGCGGCCACCAGGCCGTGCACGGCCTGGTGTGCGGTCTGCCGGGTGACGCCGGTCCGCCTCGCCAGCTCCGACACCGTGGTGCCTTCCAGGTCCAGCACCGCGAAGAGCTGGACCTGGGTGGGCGAAACGGGCGCGACCTCGGCCTCTTCGAGGCTCGCCAGCAGAGCCTCCTCGAACCAGCGGCGGGCCTCGGTGAGCAGCTGGGGGAGGCTGCGGCCGGTGACGTGCATGCGTTCCTCACGACGAAGAGATCCAGCGGCCCAGCGTAAGACCTGCGGGCCCGCGGCTTGCTCATCACCGAGTGGCCCGGCGTAGGCCTGCGGGACTGCGGCCCGCCCGCCACCGAGCGGCCCAGTGCGAGGCCTGCGGGCCTGCGGCTTGCCTACGACCGAACCTACGTGTCAGGCTACCTGACAATCTAGGTTCGGAATCGGAGCGACCATGACGATCGAGTACGCCACCGCCCACCGGCGGGCCTCACACATCCCCGCCGAGGCGGGCACGCCCTACTTCATCGAAAAGGGCGACGGAGACCGCGCCCACCTGTTCGGCGACCTCATCACCATCTACGCGGGCGGTGAGCAGACCGAGAACGCTTTCAACTTCTTCACCGTCGAAGGCCCCAAGGGCAACCTCATCCCGGCCCATGTGCACGCCGACACGTATGAGGTCTTCTACGTCACCGCCGGCGCCGTCCGTCTCTTCGTCGAGGACCTCCACGGCAACCAGCAGGAAAAGCTCCTCACCCCCGGCGACTTCGGCTTCGTCCCCAAGAACTGCCCGCACGCCTACCGCATGGAGCGCCACCACAGCCAGGTCGTAGGCGTAGCCGCGGGCCCGGGCGGCACCTTTGAACGCTTCTTCGAAACCCTCGGCGCCCCCACCGACCAACACGGTCTCCCGCGCGATGCGTTCGTCCCCGCTCCCGAGAAGTTCGCCACCGTCCCCCAGCAGTACGACGTGCGCTTCCTGCGGGACCACCAGTGGAAGACGGGGTGATGGGGCAGGGAGGGGAGGAAGGGGAGGAACCGGACCGGCTAGGGGGTGCCCTCTCCTGATTTGGCCTGTGTGATCTGGGCCTGCGCCGCCGCCAGTGTCATGGTGCTCGCGCACACGGCACGGTGGAGAGAGTCCTCCAGCCGGTCGTCGGCGTGGGCCTGAGCGAGCGGTACGGGGCGCAGATTGGCCGGGTCCAGAGGGGCGCCACCGAGCTCCAGGGGAACGATGTGGTCCTCCTCGTAGTGGGCGGGGTTCTTGTCCGCCGCGAGGGAGGCCGCGAGTTGCCGCTTCTTGATCTCCTCGGTCCGGCCGACCGGTGGCCGTGCCTTCGCCGCCCAGCCGCGTACACAGATCGTGGATCGAACAGTGGACTGGCTCACGGCAGGATTGAGTGCGGGCGGGGCGGGCGCGGGAGGGCGGGTGCCGGGGGCGGCGGCCACCTGGTGGAGCGAGCCGTGTGTGATCGTCCCGTTCTTCACCGTGTACGTACCTGCGTAGTCGGCGGTGCTTCCATCAGCCTTGACCGTGTGGAGCCGGATGCTGACCGTGCTCCCGCTCACCGCGTCGATGCTCACCCTGTCGAAGGCGGTTTCGGCGAAGCCGCCCGTAAAGGAGTCGTAACTCTGGCCGAGGTGATCGCCTCCCAGGGCCCAGGCCCGCCGGTAGTCGCGGGCGTTGATCGCTGCGTAGAAGTCCTCGACGACGGTGGCGGGAGCCGGTGCCGTGCTTCCGATGGCGGGGGCGGCTTGCGTCCTGAACCCTGCCAGTCCTGCCAGTCCTGCCAGTCCTGCCAGCCCCGTCGGCTCTGTCGGCGTCGGGGGAGTTTTCGCCGGTGGGCGGGGTGTGCCGGCGCCGGCCGTCTGCGGTCCGATCGCGTGCGAGGACGTGGCAGGTGACGCGTCCGTGGGTTGGGCGCATCCCGCAAGCGTGAGGAGGACGGCAACACCCGTTCCGGTCGCGGTGGTCCATGTCTTCATGGAGAGCCTCCGGAGGTGGCTCTGAGATATCGGAGGATGACTCATCGCACTCGCCGGCCGCCATTGCACACACAGACCGACGGCGCTCGCCCCCAGTATCCGCCCCCGCAGGCTCGGCCACCCGTTGACTGGGTCGGTGCGTTTGGGCTCGGGCGGGACGAGGGCTGGTCAGGCGACATCGATGTGGTGGTGACCGCCTTCGGCCGGCCGATCGGTGTCCAGCAGCGATTCACCGGGATCGTCGTGGCCGCCGACGATTCCGTCGGTTTGCCGAAGCGCTAGCGTTGCGCCCCATGATCGTATGGCTCAATGGCACGCACGGTGCAGGCAAAACGACGACCAGCACGCTCGTGCAGGAACTCCTCCCGGATTCACGGGTGTTCGACGCCGAGAAGGTCGGCGAGACGCTCATGGACATCACCCCGGGGCTGCCCAGGACGAACAACTTCCAGCACTGGCCGCCGTGGCGACCCCTCGTGGTGGAGACCGCGCGTCACGTACTGGACTACACCGGCGGCACCCTCGTGATCCCCATGACCGTCCTGGTCGAACCGTACTGGCGCGAGATCAGTACGGGCCTGGCCCAACACGGCATTCCGGTACGGCACTTCGTCCTCCACGCCGACCAGGAGACCCTTCTCCGCCGCATCGCGGGCGACACCGTCACGGGCCCCAACTCCCCGTTCCGTCTCCAATACGTGGAGCCGTACGCCGAGGCGGCCCGTACATGGCTGCATCAGGAGGCCGAGGTCGTCGACACCACGCACCTCACACCCGAGCAGACCGCCCAACACATCGCGGAGGCAGTCAAGAGCTGAGAGCCGCCCACGCCCTGCGCCGCCCTCGCCCACCCCGCCCCGCCCCGCCACCGTCGGCGACGGCCGCGACCGCGGGGATGACCACGCCCACCCCCTCGGCCTCCAGCGGACACACCGTGACGCGCATCACTCCCGCCGCCCGTCACAGACGCGAGTCGGGCCGCATCCCGTGTCTGAGGTGGTTCAAGCAGCCGATCCAGCAGCCCCGATCCAGCGGCTGATCCCGGCGGCTGATCCCGGCGGCTGATTCCAAGAAGAGGGGGCACGCATGAAGGTCGTAGTAGTAGGCGCGGGCTACGCGGGGACGATCGCGGCGAATCGTCTGGCCAAGAAAGTGAAGGCGGCGGAGATCACCGTGGTCAATCCCCGTCCGGACTTCGTCGAGCGGGTGCGGTTGCACGAGCAGATCGCCGGGACCGGCGCCGCGGCGACCCCGCTGGCGTCGATGCTGCACGACGGTGTCGCAACGCGGCTGGACACCGTTGACAAGATCAGCGACGGGGAGGTGGCGCTCGGCGACGGGTCGCGTCTGGGCTACGACTACCTGTTCCTGGCGGTGGGCAGCACGGCCGCCCCACTGGCCGGGACCGTCCCGGTGGGGACCTGGGAAGGCGCGGAACGGGCCCGGGTCGCACTGGCCGCGCTGCCCGCCGGTCGGACGGTCACCGTCATCGGTGGCGGCCTGACGGGCATCGAAACGGCGGCCGAAGTCGCCTACGGCCGCCCCGATCTGCGGGTGCGGCTCGTGGCGCCGACGATCGGCGAGAGCCTTTCGGCTGGGGCGCGCGGGCGTGTGCTCACCGGCCTTCAGCGACTGGACGTCGAGGTCGTGGAGGACTCCGTCACGCGGGTCGACCCCGGCGCGGGCGAGGCGGGCGGTGACGCGGTACGCCTCGACTCCGGTCGGCACGTCACGTCCCACCTCACGCTCTGGGCGATCATCACCGGCGTCCCCGACCTGGCCGCCCGCAGTGGGCTGGAGGTGGATGGCGACGGGCGCGCCGTCGTGGACGCGTATCTGCGCAGCGTGAGCGATCCGCGCATCTTCGTCGTCGGTGACTGTGCGGCCGTTCCCGGCGCACGGCCAGCCTGCGCGACGGCCCTGCCCCAAGGCGCACACGCGGCGGATACCCTGGCGCGGATGATCGAAGGCCGGAAGCCGCAGCCGTACTCCATGGGGTACACCGGACAGGGAGTGAGCCTGGGCCGGCGCGACGGGCTGCTTCAGGTCGGCCGCCGCAACGACAGCGTGCGGCGGCTCTACTTCGCGGGACGCACCGCGGCGGTCGGCAAGGAACGGATCTGTCGTTACGCGAAGTTCGGTGCCCGCACCGCGATCTACGCCTGGCTGGCGGGGCCGAAGTGAGCCAACGGCCGGACCCGGAGGGCGAGTTCACCGCACATCGAGCCCTGCTGTTCTCGATCGCCTACGAGATCCTCGGCTCGGTGGCCGACGCGGAGGACGTGGTCCAGGACAGCTATCTGCGGTGGCGGTCGGTGAGTCACACCTCGGTGGAGAACGCGCGGGCCTATCTCGCGAAGATCGTCACCCGCCAGGCGCTCGGCGTACTGCGGTCGGCCACTCGGCGCCGTGAGCAGTACGTGGGTCCGTGGCTGCCCGAGCCGCTGGCGACCGATGCCGTGGGCGAAGCACCCGACGGCATCGTCCACGTACTCACCGGGGAGGCCGTCACCACCGCGATGCTGTTGTTGTTGGAGGCCCTCACCCCCACCCAGCGTGCGGTGTTCGTGTTGCGGGAGGTGTTCGCCTTCGAGTACCCGGAGATTGCCGCGGCGGTGGGCAAGTCCGAGGCGGCAGTACGCCAGTTGAACCAGCGAGCGCGCGCCAGTGTGCGAGCGAAACGGCATGCGGTGGTGGCAACTCCGGCCCAGGCAGGGCCGGTTGCCGAGCGGCTCCTGTTGGCGGCCGCCACCGGCGACGTCCAGGGCCTCATGGATGTGCTCGCCCCCGATGTGGTGTTCCTCGGGGACGGTGGTGGGCTGGTGAGCACGGCGCTGCGTCCCGTGACCGGGCCCGACAAGGTGGCCAGGCTGCTCCTCGGCCTATTGGCGAAGGGTGCCCGCATGGGCGAACTCGACATCCGGCTCGGTACGTACAACGGAATGCACTCCGTCGCCGTCCTCGTCGACGGCGTACTCGATCAGCTCACCTCGATCGAGGTCCGCGACGGCGCGGTGACCCATCTCTACTGCGTGCGCAACCCGGAGAAGCTCACCGCGGTCAAGTACTGAACTCCACGTGTAGTCAAGGGGGTTGTGCGACTCGCCGTACCGGCGGATCCCCCTTGGCCGCGCGGTTGCACCGCACTGTTGACACAACATACGGTCGACCGCATTCTTTGAGTATGACTTCGAGGGCCTGCACCTTCACCGAGGAGACCGATCCGCTCTGCCTGGCCGCTGTCGAAGCGGCAGGGATGCTCTTCGACGCCCCTTGGCTGCGCTACGCCGTGATCGGCGACAGTCTCTCCGCGGGGACGGGGGACCGGAGCGCCGGCTATGGGAGTGGCGGCTGGTCCGAGCGGATGGGGGACATCCTGCGGCAGGTCAGGCCGGATCTGGGCTACCTCAACACGGCCGTGGTCGGGGCCACGACGCGCGACACACTCGGCCAACAGATGGACCGCGTAAGGGAGTTCGTCCCGGATCTGCTGCACCTGCCGTGCGGCGCCAATGACCTCCTGCGCCGTTCGCCGGACTTCGACGAGATCGAGCGCGACATGCGCGCGATGTACGACCAGGCCGCGGCGACCGGCGCCCAGCTCACCACGTTCACCTTGGGGCGCGCCTATGTGGTGCCGGTCTTCCCGGACTGGACGGAGCGCGTGGTCACCCTCAATGACATCACCCGCCGCCTCGCGCGCGCGTACGGCGCCGTGGTCGTCGACATGTGGGACCACCCCGTCAACGCCCGGCAGAACCTGCTGAGCGCGGACGGCATCCATTTCACGACGTCCGGTCAGGCCGTGATGGCGACCGCGATGGTCCGGGCACTGGCCGCGGTCCTGGCCCGCCGCACGCCGTGAACGCAGGCGTCGCCAGGAGCGCGACACCGGCCCCGCAAGCCCTCCGGGTACGATCGACCGTATGGATACCGGGGTGTCGAAGTCGATGTCCGGCGGTCGGTCGGGCGCGGTGCCGCTGACCGACAAGCGCCTGATCAAAGGGGCGCGGGCGCGTGACACCGTGCTGCGGCGTGCCGTCGACATCGCTTCCCTCGACGGGCTGGACGATGTGAGCTTCGGCCGCCTCGCCACGGATACGGGGATGAGCAAGGCCGGCATCCAGACGCTCTTCAAGTCGAAGGAAGCGCTCCAGCTCGCCACGATCGACTACGCACGCGTCATGTTCATCGACGCCGTGATCCACCCCGCGACGGACGCCGCCCCGGGCGTCGAGCGGTTGCGCTCCCTCGTCGAGCACTGGTTCGGCTACGCCACGACGCCGTTGTTCGAAGGCGGTTGCTTCCGCGTGGCGAACATGGCCCGCTTCGACAGCAGGCCGGGACCGGTGCGCGACGCGCTGTTCGGCAACCAGCGGGAGTGGCTCGACACCCTCGCCATGGAACTGCGGAACGCCGTCGCGGCACGCGAGATCGCGGAACTCGACGTCGATCTCGCGGTCTTCCAGATCGACTCCGTGCTCTGCGCGGCCAATACGGCGCTGCGGCTCGGGGACGAGAGTGCGGTCACCAAGGTGCGCCGCACCGTGGAAGACCTCCTGAAGACGAGGGCGTGAGTCCACCCGCCCTGGGCGCCCCGGCCCCCGAGCCACCGTGCCGTCAGGCCCGGGTCGTCGCCACCTTCGGCAGCAGGAACACCAGCACGGCCGCGAGTGCCGCGATGGCGAAGCCCGTCAGTGACGTCAGCGCGAACGCGTGACCCGCCGCCCGTGCCGTGTCACCCGAGGCGGAGCCCGTGCGGAAGGAGTGGAAGAACACCGCTCCGACCACCGCCACCCCTAGGGCGGCGCCGACCTGTTGGGCGGTGGGCCCCGGCGGGGCGCCGGGTGCCGTTTCGGGGGTGCGGTTGGCATTCGACATGGAGGTATCCCTTTCGCGGCACGGCACGCGGACCCAGCGGTGCCGGGCACGGACGCAGAATACGTACGGTCGTATGTGCATCGCAAGGTCGATTCTGTCCGGGGTCGTGCGGCGGTTTCACGCGGTGCCCGGTGTGGACGTGCGTTGCGCCAAGAGCCTCAACTCCGCCATTCCGTAGGGGTGTTGTCAGGGTGATCACCGATGGCGGGCGGCAGGTCCGGGCGACAAGGTGGGGGCATGACAGATCGAGCAGTACGACTCACCCGGCTCTCCTACGTCGCGGCCCCTGCCCTCCTTGTCGTCTACGGATCGATCCGCCTTCTGGTGGAGGGGTCCAGGGAGCCCGGCGCGGCATGGATCACCGGGCATCTCGCCTTCTTTGGCGGGGTGTTGTTCTTCGGGGTGCTCTGCGGCGGTCTGCGCCGCACGGTGGTCGTTGCCGCCGGGGCCGTCCGGCGGCGAGTGGCGAGGGTGGCGTGGGCGGTCGCCCTGGCGGGTGTGGGCGCGGCGGCGGTCCAGGCGCTGATCGACCTTTACGTGGGGTTCCGGGCCGCCGACAAGCCGGAGATGAGCGAACTCTTCACCCGGGTGCAGGACGTCCCAGGCGTCCTGCCGGTCGTCTACACCGTCGTTCCCCTCTTCCTGTACCTCGGAATGATCGCGCTGCTCGCCGCCCTCGGAGGTTCCGGTGCCGTGCGCCCGCTCGTCCTGTTCGTCCTGGGCACGGTCGCGATCGCGGCGAACCTGAACTTCTTGCCGCTCGGCGGTCTGTGCTACCTCCTGGCGTTCGCGCCCCTCCGCCACCGGGTGCCGGACCCGCGCGACCGGGGTGCGGTCATCTCCTCGCCGACGCAGGTGGGTTGAGCGGTGACGGAACGAAGCCCGGGCGGCGGTTGCCCGGGCTTCGT
Protein-coding sequences here:
- a CDS encoding MarR family winged helix-turn-helix transcriptional regulator, encoding MHVTGRSLPQLLTEARRWFEEALLASLEEAEVAPVSPTQVQLFAVLDLEGTTVSELARRTGVTRQTAHQAVHGLVAAGLLEQTPDPASGRQRLIRRTPQGERAHRQAGVVLERLEDELAERIGRPAVDALRTALEMPWGAPPVLPSPPGEGLPPTRTPG
- a CDS encoding quercetin 2,3-dioxygenase, yielding MTIEYATAHRRASHIPAEAGTPYFIEKGDGDRAHLFGDLITIYAGGEQTENAFNFFTVEGPKGNLIPAHVHADTYEVFYVTAGAVRLFVEDLHGNQQEKLLTPGDFGFVPKNCPHAYRMERHHSQVVGVAAGPGGTFERFFETLGAPTDQHGLPRDAFVPAPEKFATVPQQYDVRFLRDHQWKTG
- a CDS encoding AAA family ATPase, giving the protein MIVWLNGTHGAGKTTTSTLVQELLPDSRVFDAEKVGETLMDITPGLPRTNNFQHWPPWRPLVVETARHVLDYTGGTLVIPMTVLVEPYWREISTGLAQHGIPVRHFVLHADQETLLRRIAGDTVTGPNSPFRLQYVEPYAEAARTWLHQEAEVVDTTHLTPEQTAQHIAEAVKS
- a CDS encoding NAD(P)/FAD-dependent oxidoreductase — encoded protein: MKVVVVGAGYAGTIAANRLAKKVKAAEITVVNPRPDFVERVRLHEQIAGTGAAATPLASMLHDGVATRLDTVDKISDGEVALGDGSRLGYDYLFLAVGSTAAPLAGTVPVGTWEGAERARVALAALPAGRTVTVIGGGLTGIETAAEVAYGRPDLRVRLVAPTIGESLSAGARGRVLTGLQRLDVEVVEDSVTRVDPGAGEAGGDAVRLDSGRHVTSHLTLWAIITGVPDLAARSGLEVDGDGRAVVDAYLRSVSDPRIFVVGDCAAVPGARPACATALPQGAHAADTLARMIEGRKPQPYSMGYTGQGVSLGRRDGLLQVGRRNDSVRRLYFAGRTAAVGKERICRYAKFGARTAIYAWLAGPK
- a CDS encoding RNA polymerase sigma-70 factor; this encodes MSQRPDPEGEFTAHRALLFSIAYEILGSVADAEDVVQDSYLRWRSVSHTSVENARAYLAKIVTRQALGVLRSATRRREQYVGPWLPEPLATDAVGEAPDGIVHVLTGEAVTTAMLLLLEALTPTQRAVFVLREVFAFEYPEIAAAVGKSEAAVRQLNQRARASVRAKRHAVVATPAQAGPVAERLLLAAATGDVQGLMDVLAPDVVFLGDGGGLVSTALRPVTGPDKVARLLLGLLAKGARMGELDIRLGTYNGMHSVAVLVDGVLDQLTSIEVRDGAVTHLYCVRNPEKLTAVKY
- a CDS encoding SGNH/GDSL hydrolase family protein, with amino-acid sequence MTSRACTFTEETDPLCLAAVEAAGMLFDAPWLRYAVIGDSLSAGTGDRSAGYGSGGWSERMGDILRQVRPDLGYLNTAVVGATTRDTLGQQMDRVREFVPDLLHLPCGANDLLRRSPDFDEIERDMRAMYDQAAATGAQLTTFTLGRAYVVPVFPDWTERVVTLNDITRRLARAYGAVVVDMWDHPVNARQNLLSADGIHFTTSGQAVMATAMVRALAAVLARRTP
- a CDS encoding TetR/AcrR family transcriptional regulator encodes the protein MDTGVSKSMSGGRSGAVPLTDKRLIKGARARDTVLRRAVDIASLDGLDDVSFGRLATDTGMSKAGIQTLFKSKEALQLATIDYARVMFIDAVIHPATDAAPGVERLRSLVEHWFGYATTPLFEGGCFRVANMARFDSRPGPVRDALFGNQREWLDTLAMELRNAVAAREIAELDVDLAVFQIDSVLCAANTALRLGDESAVTKVRRTVEDLLKTRA